The Rhodococcus sp. ABRD24 genome contains the following window.
CACCGCGGACGGCCGCCAGGTCTTCGTGACCGGTCACCCGGAGTACGACGCGGACACTTTGGCACGTGAATACCGCCGCGACAGCGAGCAAGGACTGCCGGTCCCAGCTCCGGCGCATTACTTTCCCGGCGACGATCCCACCGCCATCCCGCTCAACCGATGGCGCGGCCACGGGCACCTTTTGTACTCCAACTGGCTGAACTACTGCGTCTACCAGGAGACACCGTTCAGTCCAGGCGAGGTCTGACCGGCTGAGCCGGTTCCGTCGACACTTCCGATATGCGCGTGGCTATCCGCCGGTGGCGGTCGGCTTCACGATCCCAGCCTCGCCCGTGGGCATCGGCGATGAGCTGGTGCTCGATCGCGAACAACCCACTTGCTTCCAGCCGAGGCAGATCGAGGAAGTGTCCAGATAACAACGAAATCAGCGAGCGCACCGAAGACATGGAAGATCAGCTTCCCGCCAGCAGTCGATGTGTCGATGGACTCTGTCAGGGTGCGGAACGCCACCCCACGCTTTTCTAGTTCGGTGACTGCCTCGATCAGATGCAGGAGGCTGCGGCCGAGTCGGTCGAGTCGCCGCACGACGAGCGTCTCCTCCCGGGCCGAGCGCATCCATCACCGCGGCAAGGTCGGAGCGGTCGGTCTTCGCGCCGGAGGCGGTGTCGGTCCACACCCGAAAGCACCCGGCGGCGCGGAGTGCGTCGCTTTGGAGGTCGGGGTTCTGGTCAGCGGTCGAGACCCGGGCGTAGCCCAACAGTGCGCTCACGGCCGGAAGTGTCCCAGAACTCACCTATAGCACCGGGTTCGGGACAACAGCATCGAGACATGTTCTTGGGACGCTTGTCAGATTCAGAGGTCGACGGCACGGACGTCAGTAGCGGTGTGCACAGAATGCGGATGTGGCGGTCGCGGTAACGACTGATCTCGGAACGCCAGTTGGTTTCTGTGTATCACTCCGATACGCCGAATCTGATCCAGGTCACGCCGTCGATCACCGGAGGATCTCGAAACACGGGCTGATCGAACGGCGTCGTCCCAATCCTCCAAGCTGCGGAACAAGCACGAGGGTCGTCGAACAGCCGAAGACGCTGCGCGCGGACGCCTGCCAGATCGATGTCGAACCCGTACGCCTTGTCTCCTGCGACGAGGTGCCAGGTGTATCGCACGACAACGCGGTTCGTGCCGTGCAGGCTGATCTCGTCGAACGTGAACCAGTCGCTCATGTTCGTGCGGCCGAGCTGGTCGGCGATGGTGGCCGTCAGGTGTGAGACGAACTGCTGTGCCCACACCTCTGGTGGGGCTGCTTGTGGGTGTGGAACCTGTTCGACTGGAACCAGATCACCATTTCGGCGCAGGCCTCTGAGTAGGTCCGGGTCCTCGGGAACCACCTTCTCTCGGTAGGCGTGCCGGCCGCCGTAGCTGGCGAGGATCCATTCGAAGTCGCTCGGCGCGAGCCGCGGTGTGCCGTGGCGGTCGACCAGGACGATGAACCACGCGGGTCGACCACGCAGCACGCTCATGTCGGTGACGATCCGGTAGGCGTAATCCGCCAGACCCCCGAGGACAACCCTCAGCCAGGCGATCTCCTCTCGTCGAGACAACTCGACCGCCGGCGGCAACGAATGTTCGGGTGCCGGGGTGGCGACCAGCCTCGCACCGATCACCACCCGAACCAGTCGCGTATCTGCGGTCCTGTCGAAGGTTCCCAGGAACGATGGATCGTCCCAGGAGACGCTCACCGAGACGGTGACGTCGTCAAGCTCCACGCTGGAGGCCACCAGCGCCGGGCCTCGGCCGATCCGCAGGGCGCCATCGTGTCCGACCACCGATGCCAGATACTCGTGAACGGGACGAATCTCGTCGCCGACAGTCGCGCGGATCCGCTGGGCCAATTCCGCTGACGTCCTGTAGACAGTCACGTGTACGCGCCCGGCTCGCTGTAGTAGTCCGGCGGCTGCATCTGCTTGTGTTCCGGCATCGGGTCACTGCTCCCACGTACTTCACCCAGAGGCGAAGAGAGCGAGCGTACTCCATCGACGCCGTGTGCGCGGTAACGACCCGATTCTGCGACACAGCTGCGTGCGACGGCCGAAACTCATGTACCGGCGCACCTGCCGGGAGTCGTCCGGACCCGATAACCGTGGGACCTGCAGCTTTTCACTACTATGTGCGATAGCTACACTAATCGACGCTCCCCACACAGAACCATGAGTGACTGGTAGAGCCGCCCAAATCCGGGCTCCATTCGGTCACGGAGCATGACTGATGGCCCCAGAGGGAGCCGCTCCACGACGACGCAGCGGCTACGTCGGGGCTCTCGGGGGAAGGCGATCCGCCGCGAAGTCGCAAGTGGGGATCTCGAGGCCGTCGAAGGTGCCGAGCAGTCGTTCGAGTTCCCGCTCGGCGTGACAGGCCTGCTGCATGAATCCGATCAGCGATCGGCGTCAGGAAATCGCGACTGGGACGGGCACCGGCCACACTGGCGCGATCGTCACCGGGGATACCACCCGCTTTGCGGGGGAGAGTCGAACGGGCCTACCACCATCGCCAAGCCAGGCTCGGCGAACCGACCTGCGGTCGAATCGCAGACCATCATGACCACACCAGCCGCTTATGCTGCCCAACCGAACCCGTCGATCGGGCAGCAGTTCCCTGGCCACCGCACGGTACCGTGCTCAGATGCACCCGCCGCTGCGCCGCGCTGTCCGATATGGAGCCCTCGCACTCGCCGCCATGCTCACCGCCGGGACCCTCTACACGATGTTCATCTACCGCAGCATCAACATATTCACCCCACCCGAACGCCTCGAATCCCTCGGCAGGACTTATCAACTCAGCAACCTGCCCACGTTCACCCTCGAAGAGATCCACCAGCGACACTCACCCATCCACCGGGAGTACTACACCCTCGAACACGTCAGCACCCTCTGGCCCCGCCACCCCGTCTACCAATTCCAGAACGACGACATTCGAGGCCAAGCCACCACCAGCGCCTACCTCAAATGGGGCAATACATACACCACCTACCAACTCCTCGGCGGCCCATGAACACCAACTCCGACCCTTCGTGACCGGCGACGCGCATCAGGGCGCCGACCATGCCCCTTAACCTGCGCACCGTCACGGTGGCGGTGAGGCGGCGCCGGTAGGTGCGCTCGGGGAGCAGTGTCAGTGGTGCGAACCTCGAAACCGGCAGCCCGACTGCCTCTCAGGGATTCGAGAGGGTGCGAAGGGATCTCATCGACCAGCTTCGCGCCGTGCTGCCAGATCTGCAGCTGCGGCGGCCTCGACCTACCCGAAGCGTTCTGTCAGCCAGATCTCTCCGGCTGTTCAGCGAACAGCAGCCTCCGTTCTGGGCTTCACGGGGTCCGGGGCCCGGGCGCAGCTGTCGGTGAAGGCTTCTTCGGCACCACCATGACCGGCCGGTGGCTGTGGTGCAGGGTGGCCATGGCGACGCTGCCGAGCAGAATCTCGCGAATAGCGGAGCGTCCGCGAGATCCGACGACCACTGCGGCGGCGTCGTGAGCATTCGCGATCGTGACAAGTGCGTCGGCGACACCGCGACCGTGCAAAGCGGGACCACGTTCGCTGTCAGAGCGCAGAACTTCTCGGCCACCGACCCGCGGCGCAGGGGCGGTAGGTTCGGCGTCCCCTTCGTCGACAGAGACCGGCAGCACTTCGCGGCCGGGGAACAATCGGGTGGCTGCGGCGATCGCTTGCTCGGCGCCGGCCGATCCGTCCCAGCCGACGATGATGGGTCCGCTGTCCAACGCGTCGAACTCGGCAGTGAGCATCGGGGAGGGGACTACGACGACGGGCCGGGCGGAGAAGTGCACCACCATGTCGGAGACGCTGCCGAGGACGGCACGGGTGCCCCCGAGCCCGCGCGAGGCGACGAGCACCAGGTCCGCGTGGACCTCTTCGGCGCTACGGGCGATCGATACGCCCTCGGTTCCCCAGGCCCGTTTCAGGAGTGGTTCGGCGTCCCATCCAGCGGCTTGTGCCAGGGCGACTCCCATCGCGGCGATGCGTTCGGCTTCGCGCTGGCCCTCCTGCTCCACCATCTCGGTCAACTGGTCCGCATCGTGGGCGCGGGCGAGCAGTCGCCGCCGAATCGTAGAGTCGGCGAACGGCGGGGTCCACAGGTGGGTGATCCACCCGTGTGCTGCTGGGAACAGTGCCGACCCTGCCTCGATCGCGGCAGCGGATCTGCGGGAGCCGTCGTATCCCACGAGCGCGCTGATGGACATGTGCGACCTTCTCTCGTCGTCGATTCCGTACGTCGTGTTGCCGGAGGTGTGATCCGACGAGTCGTTCCCCTCGGACGGGGGTGCACGCGCGGCGATCAGAGTGTGGTGATGGTAACTTCTCGTACCCCGGAGACGGTGCGCACCAACGCGGCGGCGATGCGTCGCTCGGAATCGTCGGTGAACGCGCCGGCCACGGTGACCGCGCCGTCCCGTGCGGTGGCCTGCCAGCGGCGAGGGCCGATGTAGTCGTCGAGGCGGGCCTGGACACCGACCTCGATGGCGTCGTCCGGCCGCAGCATGATCCGCAGTGCGTCACCGCGACTGAACATGCCCTGCACGTGGCCGGCACTGTCGAGTACCGGAAGCGACCGCACGCCTTGCCGCAACAGCATCCGCACCACCTCGGCGAGGTCCTGGTAGGTCGCGGCGACCACCGCAGTTGTCGTCATCGTGTCCGCCGCGGTGAGGTCTGCGCTCAGCTCGCCCGCTCGCAGCACGTCCCCACTGGTGAGCACTCCCGCCAGCTGCCCGTCGCCGGTGAGGACCGGCAACGCCGCAAACCCGTGCTCGGCGAGAGTCACGGCCGCCACCCGCACCGATGTGTCCTCATCGACCGCCACCACCGGGCGACTCATCACATCTTGTACCCACATCGGAACTACCCCGACCCTTCCCTCGGCTGTCCGTCACGCCCGCCAGTCGAGATCAACATGCGAACTAGTATTCACCAATTATAAACCGCGATACTGTCAAAGTGAAGCTTGACACATGAACTGTACTTCCCGAATAATTCTTAGTGGAGCGACCCATCGCTTCGCCGGAGGCCCACACGGGAAGCCTGGTCCGCACAGGTGCAGACGAGTGACCTGCCGCTTCCGGTCCAGTCGACCCGAAAGGACTGGAGGTTTCACCTCATGTCGGTCCCCTTGTGGATGTGGCCGGCGGTACTCGCCGTCATCCTGGTCATGCTGGCGGTGGACCTGTTCGCCCACCGCAAGGCGCACGTCGTCGGCGTCCGAGAGGCGGCGATCTGGTCGGCCGTGTGGGTCACGCTCGCGCTCGGGTTCGGCGCGCTGATCTGGTGGATGTGGGGCGGCGAGTTCGCGGCCCAGTACTTCTCCGGGTACGTGATCGAGAAGTCTCTCGCGGTCGACAATGTCTTCGTCTTCGCGATCATCTTCAGCTACTTCGCCGTGCCGCGCGAATACCAGCATCGCGTGCTGTTCTACGGCGTCCTGGGAGCCCTGGTCTTCCGCGGGGCGTTCATCGCCGCCGGATCGATCCTCATCGCCAGCTTCGCCTGGATCCTCTACGTCTTCGGTGCTTTCCTGGTAGTCACCGGCATCAAGATGGCCCGCCACCGCGACGACACCATCGACCCCGACAAGTCACTGGTGCTGCGCGGGTTCCGGCGCGTGGTTCCGACGACAGACCGATACCACGGTCAGAAGTTCTGGGTCCGGGAAGGCGGGCGCTGGGTGGCCACCCCCCTGTTGGCGGTCCTGGTGCTGGTCGAGACAACGGACATCATCTTCGCCGTGGACTCCATCCCGGCGATCTTCGCGGTCACGAGCGAGCCGTTCCTCGTCTTCACCTCGAATGCCTTCGCCATCCTGGGCTTGCGCGCGATGTACTTCATGCTCGCCGACCTGATGCATCGTTTCGTCTACCTCAAACTCGGCCTCGCCGTCGTCCTGGTCTGGGTCGGAACCAAGATGCTGCTCCTCGAGGTCTACAAGATCCCCACCACCGTCTCGCTGGCCGTGGTCATCGCCGTCCTCACGGCCGCAATCGCCGCAAGCTGGATCCGCACCCGCTCCACGATGACACCAACGGACAGCGCGCCAACGCCGACCTCTTCGGCGCGGGTCGCCGACCCAGCACCCTGCAGAAAACACGAAAAGGGATACACGAAACGATGATGGTCTATTGTGCCTCTATGGCCGTCCACCACGACACCGATGCTGCCCCCATTCGCCCCGATCGTGCCGCCGCGGGCCCGGCGCCCAAAGCGGGTCGGGGTTGGACATTCCTCACCAACCACGCGCACGTGCTTCTGTGTCTGTCCCGCGAGGCCGACCTCACCATGCGCGAACTCGCGCTCGCCGTCGGAATCACCGAACGCGCCGTGCAGGCCATCATCGCCGACCTTATCGAGGACGGATACCTCACCCGAACGAAGAACGGCCGCCGCAACTCCTACACCGTCAACATCGATGGCCGCCTCCGCCACCACCTCGAATCCGACCACACCATCGGTGAACTCATCACAGCCCTGAACTGATCCGTCGTGCAACGACTACCCGGCGTCTCTGCGCGTAGACCCCGAGGTGCCCCGACAGAGGCATCAGCGCAGCGACCACGGAGCATCCCTCCCGTGCAGCGACATCGACTTTGTCGTGTTCCCTGGTGTCGCACAGCCATAGAGGCTCGACCTGTGGACATCGACTACGACACGAATCAGCGGCGGTCTCGGCGAACGGAGACCACTCTGCGCGAGTACGCAGGCTTCGACCCCACGGATACGCGAACTACGACAAGGGAATCCGCGTTGATGCCTCCGATTGTCTTTGCCGGTGAAGGCTCTCCGGTCCCCGCTTTGCGAGTACCGAAGCGGGGCCAGTGCCGGTGCCGGTGGGGATAGATGGGGCCGCCTCCACGCCGCGGGCTTCACGGCGCCCGGGCCGGCCACGTCACCCGGCACCGGCACGATGGTCTGCATGTGCAGCTGCGGAAGTCGAAGACCGACCAGGACGGGTCCGGTATCACCCGCGCCATGCCGTACGACGACACCCACCCACTCCCGCCCCGCCGGCCACGAACGAAAACCGCTGCGACTGTCCCGACCCCGCCACCGGAGCCGCCACAGCTCTCCAGCGACCACTACCATCGCGCCCTCGCCGCGCGCCGCGACGCGGTCGACGCGCTTGCAGACGTCGCCAATGTCCTCGACGATTTCGAAGCCCGCGCCGACGCCCTTCTCGAGCAGACCCTGACGATGAACGACAACTGGACCACGGCCAAGCCCCAACTCCCGCATCCATCGAGCTATCCGAGGACCCTAGGAGCAAGCGACACGTCACCGTGTGCAGACCACTTCTGAAATCCGTGCAGGGGACTTCCGAAACTGACGGCGTCTGCGCAGCTCGCGCCTGACCAGCACTCCCGAACCACCTGCCCGCAAGAATGCCCGGTCAACGGGGGTCGATCGCTACTCTCGGGTGGCGCTCGAACTGTTGGTCGGCTACACACGCTGCACTACATGCACAGGACCTCACCGCGCAGATCGACACCCTGCCCCGCATGGGAATCGATGCCCACCGGATCTATGTCGATCATGGACTGACCGGGACCAATCGTGCCCGTCCCAGGCTACGTGAGGCCCTTGCGGCGGTACGCGAAGGAGACATGCTGATCGTTGGCAAACTCGATCGCCCGGCCCGATCGGACGGCTGCCGTTCACCACTCTGCCGATGATTGCCGAGACCGGCCAGCACACACCACCACCGAACTCGCCGAACTGTTCAACGTCGCCCGCTCCACTGTCCACCGCGCCATTCGCCGTGCGGGAATCGAGCCGTCCGCGACGGATCGACTCTGAGCTGCGGCCCAGGTTCTCGCGATACCGACAGGCTGTAGCCCGCTGCCACATCGGGATTCGACCTGAACTGCCTCAGTTCGCTCAGCGAAAGCTGAGCAGGAAGATCTCCGTGCTCGGTCATATCCGCCCGAAGCTCCCCGAGTACTACGGCTACCCATCGAGGACCGTTTCCCGCATGCGGTACCGCTGTTCACGCGGAAGAGTGAATCCGGAGCCGATCGCCGAACACTACGGCGAGGTACTCGCGGGGAACAGTCGCTCGACCGCGGCGACGATCGCCGCGCGACGGTCGGCCAGGAATTGGCCACCAGCCGCGGCTTCGGCAGCTGCCACACCGGGTTGCCCAGCCCAAGCCATCGCCAGCTGGTTGACGAACATGAGGATGTCGAGTGGGTTCCACGACGGATCAAGCAGCCCGTCCCGCTGCGCGCGACGCAGCTGTCCGATTTTGCGGTTCGCCGTCTCCGCGGAGGCGTCATCGGGTTCACTGTCGGCGAGTTCAAGCTGTCCCCAGCGCATGAGACGCATGTTGTCCGGATTCGCCACGAAGTAGTCGTGAACTCGCCCGGCATAACCGGGTAGATCGGCAGGATTCATGCGCGTCGCTTCTGCGATCGCTTCGAGTTCCTGGGCCACGACGAATTGGTAGAGCTCGTCCTTGCTACGAAAGTAGGCGTAGACGCGTTCCTTGCTGGTTCTGGCGGCCTTTGCAATTCGGTCGATTCGCGCACCGGCAATCCCGTAGCGAGCGAACTCAGCCTTGGCGGCCCCGAGAACGCGGCCGCGGGTCGAATCATCGCTGGACGAGGAGGCCATTCCCCAATCCTAACAAAACCGAACTATTCAGTTTGACGAGCGGAACCCGTCGCAGTATGGTCAAACCAAACAGTTCGGTTTGATTCAGGAGGGGCATTCGTGCAACGCAGAGCACTCGGAAACCAAGGTCTGATCGTGTCGGCGATGGGCTACGGCTCGATGGGTACCGCAGTCGGATACGGCGCCACCGACGACGCAGAGTCCATCGCCGCGATCCGTCGCGCCCACGATCTCGGAGTCACCTTCTTCGACACCGCCGAGATGTACGGCTGGGGAACCGGCGAGAAGCTGCTCGGCCGCGCGGTGGCACCCTTTCGCGACGAGGTGGTGATCGCCACGAAGTTCGGCTTGACCCACGACTTCGGTACCGACTCTCACCCGAGCCGTATACGCAAGGTAGTCGATGCCAGCCTGCGAAACCTGGGTGTAGACACCATCGACATGCTCTACCAACACCGAGTCGATCCCACTGTTCCGATCGAGGACGTGGTCGGGACCATGGCCGAACTCGTCGGTGCCGGCAAGGTGAAGTACGTCGGCCTGTCCGAAGCCGGACCCGAGACGATCCGCAAGGCCCATGCGGTACACCCAATCTCAGCGCTGCAGAGCGAATACTCGATCTTCGCCCCGGACGCCGAACCCTTGTTCCCGTTACTCGAGGAACTCGGCATCGGATTCGTTGCCTACTCCCCTCTGGCGCGCGGCCTTCTCACCGGCACAGCGAAACCCGCAGCCGAACACGAGCCCGGCGATTTCCGCGCCCACATGCCGTGGTGGAGTGCCGAGAACTTCGACGCCAATACACACATCGTCGGTCGGCTCGTCGAAATCGCCGAAACCAAGAGCATCACCGTGTCCCAGCTGGCCCTGGCCTGGACGCTCGCACAACGCGACTACATTGTGCCGATCCCCGGCTCCCGCAACCCCGACCGCGTCGCATGGAACATCGCGGCCACCGAGATCACCCTCACCGCCGACGATCTCACTCGCATCGCCGACATCGCCCCGACCGGCGGACACGGCGGTCGCGGCACACCCTCACCCTGGCTGTGACAAGCGGTCCGGTGGCCTGGCCCACCCCACCGGACCGCGACGCCCCGGTCTCGCACCGCGATCTGGCGTGTTGCCGCCGCCCGGCGGCGCTCTTTTGCTGTTCGAAAAGGTGGGATTGGCCGCCTGCGAGCTACCTGCACTTCTGTTATTTAACTCATTCCGTCGGGTACAGACCTCCGCGTACCGACTCCGCTGGGGTTAGACTGAGCAACCAGAGACCGGGTAGACGCGTGAGCATCGCCGCGAACCCGCTTCCGGCAGTCGGATGTCCAGCGAGAAAGCCCCTCGATCCTCGCCCGCCCTGGCGAGCGACTCCCCCGCTTAGATCGAGTGCCTGATCGAATGGCGCCCACAGTCGCTGCGGGCCCCGATTCCCCCGGGCACGGGCCAGCTCTCCGAATCGGCGAGTGGCTATGTTCCGCAATGCAAGGAGTCGATTCCAGGCACCGGCAGTGGAGGGCATCCCGCATCCCCACCCGAGGACTGCGTGAGGCGAGGCGATCACCTTATTTCGGGAATTGAATGTTTTCCGTCTCGATCGGATTTCTCTTCGATAGAGATTGACGCGGCCCGACCTGAATGAACCTGGCCGGGCCGCGAAACCGAATCAGTCGCTGTACGCCTCGATCGGCGGGCACGAGCACACGAGGTTGCGGTCCCCGTGCGCGCCATCGATGCGACGCACGGCCGGCCACACCTTCGGGCGAGCCTTGCCGCGCGGGTAGACCGCGACCTCCCTCGAGTAGGGGTGTTTCCATTCGGAAACAAGACACTCTGCGGTGTGCGGGGCTCCCCGCAACGGGTTGTCGTCGACGGGCCACTCCCCTGCCCCGACCCGGTCGATCTCGCGACGAATCGCGATCATTGCCTCGCAGAACTCGTCGATCTCGTCGAGGTTCTCACTCTCGGTGGGCTCCACCATCAGCGTGCCGGCCACCGGGAAGCTCATTGTCGGCGCATGGAAGCCGTAGTCCGCGAGGCGCTTGGCGACGTCGTCGACCGTCACACCGGTCTCCTTCGTGAGCGGACGCAGGTCCAGGATGCACTCGTGCGCGACCATGCCGTTCTCGCCCGTGTAGAGCACCGGGAAGTGCTCGTCGAGACGACGTGCGATGTAGTTGGCCGACGCGATGGCTGTCAGCGATGCGCGCCGCAGACCTTGCGCACCCATCATCTTGATGTAGGTCCAGGTGATGGGCAGGATCGACGCGCTTCCGTAGGGCGCCGCCGA
Protein-coding sequences here:
- a CDS encoding CBS domain-containing protein; protein product: MWVQDVMSRPVVAVDEDTSVRVAAVTLAEHGFAALPVLTGDGQLAGVLTSGDVLRAGELSADLTAADTMTTTAVVAATYQDLAEVVRMLLRQGVRSLPVLDSAGHVQGMFSRGDALRIMLRPDDAIEVGVQARLDDYIGPRRWQATARDGAVTVAGAFTDDSERRIAAALVRTVSGVREVTITTL
- a CDS encoding winged helix-turn-helix domain-containing protein, coding for MAVHHDTDAAPIRPDRAAAGPAPKAGRGWTFLTNHAHVLLCLSREADLTMRELALAVGITERAVQAIIADLIEDGYLTRTKNGRRNSYTVNIDGRLRHHLESDHTIGELITALN
- a CDS encoding aldo/keto reductase, which translates into the protein MQRRALGNQGLIVSAMGYGSMGTAVGYGATDDAESIAAIRRAHDLGVTFFDTAEMYGWGTGEKLLGRAVAPFRDEVVIATKFGLTHDFGTDSHPSRIRKVVDASLRNLGVDTIDMLYQHRVDPTVPIEDVVGTMAELVGAGKVKYVGLSEAGPETIRKAHAVHPISALQSEYSIFAPDAEPLFPLLEELGIGFVAYSPLARGLLTGTAKPAAEHEPGDFRAHMPWWSAENFDANTHIVGRLVEIAETKSITVSQLALAWTLAQRDYIVPIPGSRNPDRVAWNIAATEITLTADDLTRIADIAPTGGHGGRGTPSPWL
- a CDS encoding TetR family transcriptional regulator, whose amino-acid sequence is MASSSSDDSTRGRVLGAAKAEFARYGIAGARIDRIAKAARTSKERVYAYFRSKDELYQFVVAQELEAIAEATRMNPADLPGYAGRVHDYFVANPDNMRLMRWGQLELADSEPDDASAETANRKIGQLRRAQRDGLLDPSWNPLDILMFVNQLAMAWAGQPGVAAAEAAAGGQFLADRRAAIVAAVERLFPASTSP
- a CDS encoding universal stress protein; protein product: MSISALVGYDGSRRSAAAIEAGSALFPAAHGWITHLWTPPFADSTIRRRLLARAHDADQLTEMVEQEGQREAERIAAMGVALAQAAGWDAEPLLKRAWGTEGVSIARSAEEVHADLVLVASRGLGGTRAVLGSVSDMVVHFSARPVVVVPSPMLTAEFDALDSGPIIVGWDGSAGAEQAIAAATRLFPGREVLPVSVDEGDAEPTAPAPRVGGREVLRSDSERGPALHGRGVADALVTIANAHDAAAVVVGSRGRSAIREILLGSVAMATLHHSHRPVMVVPKKPSPTAAPGPRTP
- a CDS encoding TerC family protein → MSVPLWMWPAVLAVILVMLAVDLFAHRKAHVVGVREAAIWSAVWVTLALGFGALIWWMWGGEFAAQYFSGYVIEKSLAVDNVFVFAIIFSYFAVPREYQHRVLFYGVLGALVFRGAFIAAGSILIASFAWILYVFGAFLVVTGIKMARHRDDTIDPDKSLVLRGFRRVVPTTDRYHGQKFWVREGGRWVATPLLAVLVLVETTDIIFAVDSIPAIFAVTSEPFLVFTSNAFAILGLRAMYFMLADLMHRFVYLKLGLAVVLVWVGTKMLLLEVYKIPTTVSLAVVIAVLTAAIAASWIRTRSTMTPTDSAPTPTSSARVADPAPCRKHEKGYTKR